The Iamia sp. SCSIO 61187 genomic sequence GCGTGCACCGGCGCTCCTCGGGGGTCGGACGGACGGCTCCCCCTGCCCGATCGGGCCGCCGCCACGCAACGCGCCACGGCTCGTCAGGGCGGTGGCGCCCCCAGTCCGAGGGAGGCCAGCACGGCCGCGACGACCTCGTCCGGGGTGCGGCCGTCGACGTCGACGACGTGGTCGGCGAGGGCCTCGTAGCGGCCGGCCCGCTCGTCGAGCAGGCGGGCCAGGCCGGCCCGGGGATCGTCGCCCAGCAGGGGCCGGCGGTCGGCGCCGGCGGCGACGTTGCGGGCCAGGGTGTCGAGCCCGGCACGCAGGTACACGGTGGTGACCCCCGGGGAGCGGACGGCGGCGGCCATCGCCGCATCCACGGCCACCCCGCCCGGCGTGGCCAGCACGACCGGGTCCACGGCGGCCAGGGCGGCCTCGACGGCCGCCCGCTCGAGGGGCCGGTAGCCCTGCTCGCCCCCCTCGTCGGCCAGCTCACGGACGGTGCGCCCGGTCTGGGCCTCGATGACGTCGTCGACGTCGACGAAGCGGGCGCCGAGCTGCTCGGCCACGGCTCGGGCCGTCGTCGTCTTGCCGACCGCCATCATGCCGATCACCGCCACGTGCCGCCTGCGCATCGGGCCATGTTCGCCGGTTTCCCCCGCGCGGGCGAGGGGAGCCAGCCCGGCATGGCCACATCCTCACCCCGCATCGGCATCTTCCTCTGCGCCGAGGAGCACGGGCCCCGTGAGCTCGTGCGGTTCGGCGCCGCTGCCGTCGAGCACGGCTTCGCCGACGTCAGCGTGTCCGACCACTTCCACCCCTGGGTCGGCGAGCAGGGCCAGAGCCCGCTCGTGTGGAGCGTCCTCGGCGGCATCGCCACCGCCGCGCCCCACGCCCGCCTGGGCACGGGGGTGACGTGCCCGACGATCCGGGTCCACCCGGCCATCGTGGCCCAGGCCGCCGCCACCACCGCCTTGATGGCGGGGGGAGGCTTCTTCCTGGGCGTGGGCTCCGGCGAGAACCTCAACGAGCACGTCACCGGCCAGCGCTGGCCCCGGGCCGCCGTGCGCCTGGCGATGCTCGAGGAGGCCGTCGAGGTCATGCGGAAGCTGTGGTCCGGCGACGAGATCAGCCACGACGGCGAGCACTACGCCGTCGAGAACGCCCGGCTGTACTCCGTCCCCGACGAACCGCCGCCGGTGATCGTCTCGGCCTACGGGCCCAAGGCGGTCAAGGTGGCCGCCCGCATCGGCGACGGCCTGGCCACGACCTCGCCCGACGCCGAGGTCATCTCCACCTACCGGGACGAGGGCGGGACGGGTCCCGTGATCGCCTTCGCCAAGGCGTGCTGGGGCCCCGACGAGAAGGAGTGCCGGGAGCTGGTGCACCGCCTCTGGCCCAACACCGGGCTGCCGGGGGAGCTGGGCCAGGAGCTCAAGACGCCGGCCCACTTCGAGCAGGCCAGCGAGCTGGTCGACGAGGACGCGGCCGTGGGCTCGATGCCGGTCGGTCCCGACCCGGAACGCCACGTCGAGTCGCTGCGCACCTACCTCGAGGCCGGGGCCGACGAGATCCACGTCCACCAGGTCGGGGACGCCCAGACCGAGATGTACGCCTTCTACCGCGACGAGGTCCTGCCCCGGCTGTAGCCGCTGCCCCGGGGCGCCGGGTGCCGGCTCCCTACGCTGAGGGCATGGTCGGGACGATCGGGACGGGCGTGGCGCGCTGCGGCCTGGCCGCGGTGCTCTTCGGGGCCACGACGCCGCTCGCCGCCGAGCTGGCCGGGGAGACCTCGGCCCCCGTGCTGGCCGGCCTGCTCTACGTCGGCGCCGCCGTCGCCGTCGCCCCCGTCGTGGCCCGCCAGGGCCTGGACCCCCTCGCCATCCGACGCGGCGGCTCCCGGCTCCTCGCCGCCGTCGTCGCCGGTGGGCTCCTCGGGCCCGTGCTC encodes the following:
- a CDS encoding shikimate kinase: MRRRHVAVIGMMAVGKTTTARAVAEQLGARFVDVDDVIEAQTGRTVRELADEGGEQGYRPLERAAVEAALAAVDPVVLATPGGVAVDAAMAAAVRSPGVTTVYLRAGLDTLARNVAAGADRRPLLGDDPRAGLARLLDERAGRYEALADHVVDVDGRTPDEVVAAVLASLGLGAPPP
- a CDS encoding TIGR03557 family F420-dependent LLM class oxidoreductase, coding for MATSSPRIGIFLCAEEHGPRELVRFGAAAVEHGFADVSVSDHFHPWVGEQGQSPLVWSVLGGIATAAPHARLGTGVTCPTIRVHPAIVAQAAATTALMAGGGFFLGVGSGENLNEHVTGQRWPRAAVRLAMLEEAVEVMRKLWSGDEISHDGEHYAVENARLYSVPDEPPPVIVSAYGPKAVKVAARIGDGLATTSPDAEVISTYRDEGGTGPVIAFAKACWGPDEKECRELVHRLWPNTGLPGELGQELKTPAHFEQASELVDEDAAVGSMPVGPDPERHVESLRTYLEAGADEIHVHQVGDAQTEMYAFYRDEVLPRL